One Streptomyces lincolnensis genomic region harbors:
- a CDS encoding beta-glucosidase family protein, with product MPDTASTVSRRSALRLLGGAIAVAAAATGGSAPPVHALTGADRGAGPRVEALLARLTLDEKISLLHGATDPDPLGQAGYVPGVKRLGIPPLRLADGPAGVRVTRHATALPAPVLLAAAFDPELARRYGRVIGHEGRALGQDVLLSPMVNLIRTPYAGRNFETFGEDPLLAADLVAAEIEGIQGEGLVATVKHYAMNNQEKDRMSVDVRVGEQPLHELELRGFEAAVGAGTGAVMGAYNKVNGTFACENKTLLTDILRDRWGFDGWVMTDWFAAHSTKRALTAGLDMEMPDGTYFGTALRSAVANGSVPERYVDRAVRRVLRVMDRFGLLDGSAPPRPERDAAAGAAVALEVAKAGATLLRNERGTLPLPGGASIAVIGPTGERPFVSGGGSAHVVPDHADSPLDAIKSRAGKVTYTLGEDLFGKPIPTAALSPALDGEGQRVDAGKTWTYDGTLTVPGADEWTFVLHFSSAPTARPKVLLDGEELFPLAPGYGEYFSGGLVSAAPDGLTVRRATRKLAEGAHTLRISAAGGDSGQLFRLRRITGATRAQDVAAAVRAARTARHVVLFAYEDATEGQDRTTLALPGNQERLIDAVTAANPRTTVVLNTSSSTSMPWLERTGAVLQMYYPGQEGAAATAAVLFGDCDPGGRLTQSFPIDDDHHPLAGDPRRYPGVDGTEQYSEGIHAGYRWYDAENVRPLFPFGHGLSYTSFAYEDLSARGHRRGLDVSFTVRNTGRRAGVAVPQVYVGPSPDLRLDQAVRVLGGYRRLTLRPGQRSQVTVRVDARTLSSWDPQRHDWVPGTGRRRVWVGASARDLRLRTSVEVGR from the coding sequence ATGCCCGACACCGCTTCCACGGTCTCCCGACGGTCCGCCCTGCGGCTGCTGGGCGGCGCGATCGCCGTGGCCGCCGCGGCGACCGGCGGCTCCGCCCCTCCCGTGCACGCGCTCACCGGAGCCGACCGAGGCGCCGGCCCCCGTGTCGAGGCACTCCTCGCCCGGCTCACGCTCGACGAGAAGATCTCCCTGCTGCACGGCGCCACCGACCCCGACCCGCTCGGCCAGGCGGGCTACGTCCCCGGAGTGAAGCGTCTCGGCATCCCGCCGCTGCGTCTCGCCGACGGCCCGGCCGGAGTCCGCGTCACCCGGCACGCCACCGCCCTGCCCGCGCCGGTCCTCCTGGCCGCCGCCTTCGATCCGGAACTGGCCCGCCGCTACGGCCGGGTCATCGGACACGAGGGCCGCGCCCTCGGCCAGGACGTCCTGCTGTCCCCGATGGTCAACCTCATCCGCACCCCCTACGCGGGCCGCAACTTCGAGACCTTCGGCGAGGACCCGCTGCTCGCCGCCGACCTGGTCGCCGCCGAGATCGAGGGCATCCAGGGCGAGGGCCTCGTCGCGACCGTCAAGCACTACGCGATGAACAACCAGGAGAAGGACCGCATGTCGGTCGACGTACGCGTCGGCGAACAGCCCCTGCACGAACTGGAACTGCGCGGCTTCGAGGCGGCCGTCGGCGCCGGCACCGGCGCGGTCATGGGCGCCTACAACAAGGTCAACGGCACCTTCGCCTGCGAGAACAAGACCCTGCTCACCGACATCCTGCGCGACCGGTGGGGCTTCGACGGCTGGGTGATGACCGACTGGTTCGCCGCCCACAGCACGAAACGGGCCCTCACCGCCGGCCTCGACATGGAGATGCCCGACGGCACCTACTTCGGTACGGCGCTCAGGTCGGCCGTGGCGAACGGCAGCGTGCCCGAGCGGTACGTCGACCGGGCCGTACGCCGCGTCCTGCGCGTCATGGACCGCTTCGGGCTCCTCGACGGCAGCGCGCCACCGCGTCCCGAGCGCGATGCCGCGGCCGGTGCCGCCGTCGCCCTGGAGGTCGCGAAGGCGGGCGCCACCCTGCTGCGCAACGAACGCGGCACCCTGCCGCTGCCCGGCGGCGCGAGCATCGCCGTGATCGGCCCGACGGGCGAGCGGCCCTTCGTCAGCGGCGGAGGCAGCGCCCATGTCGTCCCGGACCACGCCGACAGCCCGCTCGACGCCATCAAGTCCCGTGCCGGGAAGGTCACTTACACCCTCGGCGAGGACCTCTTCGGCAAGCCGATCCCCACGGCCGCCCTGAGCCCCGCCCTCGACGGCGAGGGGCAGCGGGTCGACGCCGGGAAGACCTGGACCTACGACGGCACGCTCACCGTCCCCGGCGCCGACGAGTGGACCTTCGTCCTGCACTTCTCCTCGGCACCCACCGCACGCCCCAAAGTCCTCCTGGACGGCGAGGAACTCTTCCCCCTCGCCCCCGGATACGGCGAGTACTTCTCCGGCGGCCTGGTCTCCGCCGCACCCGACGGCCTCACCGTGCGACGGGCGACGCGCAAGCTCGCCGAGGGCGCCCACACCCTGCGGATCAGCGCGGCGGGCGGGGACAGCGGACAGCTCTTCCGGCTGCGGCGCATCACCGGCGCGACCCGCGCGCAGGACGTCGCCGCGGCGGTGCGGGCGGCCCGCACCGCACGTCACGTCGTCCTCTTCGCCTACGAGGACGCCACCGAGGGCCAGGACCGCACGACCCTCGCCCTCCCGGGCAACCAGGAGCGGCTGATCGACGCCGTGACGGCGGCCAATCCGCGCACCACCGTCGTCCTCAACACCTCCTCCTCGACGTCGATGCCCTGGCTGGAGCGCACCGGCGCCGTCCTCCAGATGTACTACCCGGGCCAGGAGGGCGCGGCCGCCACCGCCGCCGTCCTGTTCGGCGACTGCGATCCCGGCGGCCGCCTCACCCAGTCCTTCCCGATCGACGACGACCACCACCCCCTCGCCGGTGACCCCCGGCGCTATCCGGGCGTCGACGGCACCGAGCAGTACTCGGAGGGGATCCACGCCGGATACCGCTGGTACGACGCCGAGAACGTGCGGCCGCTGTTCCCCTTCGGCCACGGGCTGTCGTACACCTCGTTCGCCTACGAGGACCTCTCGGCGCGTGGGCACCGACGCGGCCTCGACGTGAGCTTCACCGTCCGCAACACCGGCCGCCGCGCGGGCGTGGCCGTGCCGCAGGTGTACGTCGGGCCCTCGCCCGACCTCCGACTCGACCAGGCCGTACGGGTGTTGGGCGGCTACCGGCGACTCACCCTGCGTCCGGGGCAGCGCAGCCAAGTCACCGTCCGGGTCGACGCGCGCACCCTGTCCTCGTGGGATCCACAGCGGCACGACTGGGTGCCGGGGACCGGGCGCCGGCGGGTGTGGGTGGGGGCGTCGGCCCGGGACCTGAGGCTGCGGACGAGCGTGGAGGTGGGCCGGTGA
- a CDS encoding RICIN domain-containing protein: protein MATAAAFHRVLGRAGGGAVRPQLLRAVRDTVKEWAADGTLSAVLPELRKTTGGRGLRAARSVTPERRRLAERAFQGLPGASQCLLWHVEVEAESISVPAGLLGVDAARAAAALEQAREQFRTGCVRAHRELAPSSECRFYNRLLDVPIRRGGALLPDVQQHLTSCRYCRHAAEQLSHFEGGLEALLAETVLGWGAHRYLDSRPDRATGCPATPARQAVRTRVGGRHRPSAGLLPPSRGRAKAVLVGAGLTSLALLATVLVARGWSEEGGAAGPGPTWGAISGNSVTPGSTGTSDDSASGRSPSAASVGNPVEVGHGRLHNSATGLCLDVLDGSPEDGAAAVLAACSAAGSQQWTYQDDGLLRSATTPTLCLDADADEGTVVLADCVVHAGEVRYDLTVRGELLLRRGEGRLVAPGPGRTVVVTERDHSAEQRWMLERADEQPNGTTGGPHVGDGTPDGPLGRRDAPETLPSAPGTDDSLRKAPEDPSAGPETPPERFETRRVAEVDCCQEGEPAGPAAPLEGAGTGVVGGVLDGAVSTVTQVGTAAVTTVTAGLSLGAPRR from the coding sequence ATGGCGACCGCCGCCGCCTTTCACCGGGTGCTGGGACGAGCGGGCGGTGGCGCCGTGCGGCCCCAACTCCTGCGCGCGGTACGGGACACGGTGAAGGAGTGGGCCGCGGACGGCACCCTTTCCGCGGTGCTGCCGGAACTCCGCAAAACGACCGGGGGTCGCGGTCTGCGGGCGGCGCGGTCCGTCACGCCCGAAAGGCGGCGGCTCGCCGAGCGCGCATTCCAGGGCCTTCCCGGAGCCTCGCAATGCCTGTTGTGGCATGTGGAGGTGGAGGCCGAGTCCATATCCGTACCGGCCGGTCTGCTGGGGGTGGACGCGGCCAGGGCGGCGGCCGCTCTGGAGCAGGCGCGCGAACAATTCCGCACGGGCTGTGTACGGGCCCACCGCGAACTCGCGCCCAGCAGCGAATGCCGTTTCTACAACCGTCTCCTCGATGTCCCGATTCGTCGCGGAGGCGCCCTGCTCCCGGATGTCCAGCAGCATCTGACGTCCTGCCGCTACTGCCGGCACGCCGCCGAGCAGCTCAGTCATTTCGAGGGCGGCCTGGAGGCGCTGCTCGCCGAGACCGTGCTCGGCTGGGGGGCCCACCGCTATCTCGACTCCCGGCCCGACCGCGCCACCGGCTGCCCGGCCACGCCGGCCCGTCAGGCGGTGCGAACCAGAGTGGGCGGACGGCACCGGCCCTCCGCCGGTCTCCTCCCTCCGAGCCGCGGACGCGCCAAGGCCGTGCTCGTGGGCGCCGGTCTGACCTCCCTCGCCCTGCTCGCCACGGTGCTCGTCGCCAGAGGCTGGTCCGAGGAGGGCGGTGCCGCCGGACCCGGACCCACCTGGGGAGCGATCAGCGGCAACTCCGTCACGCCCGGCTCCACGGGCACCTCGGACGATTCCGCGTCGGGCCGCTCGCCCTCCGCAGCCTCCGTCGGCAACCCCGTCGAGGTCGGTCACGGCAGGCTCCACAACTCCGCCACCGGGCTGTGCCTCGACGTCCTCGACGGCAGCCCCGAAGACGGCGCCGCCGCCGTGCTCGCCGCGTGCTCGGCGGCCGGCTCGCAGCAGTGGACGTACCAGGACGACGGTCTGCTCCGCTCGGCCACCACTCCGACGCTCTGCCTCGACGCGGACGCCGACGAAGGCACCGTCGTCCTGGCCGACTGCGTGGTGCACGCGGGCGAGGTGCGCTACGACCTCACCGTGCGCGGCGAGTTGCTGCTGCGCCGGGGCGAGGGGCGGCTCGTGGCCCCGGGGCCGGGCCGGACCGTCGTCGTCACCGAACGGGACCACTCCGCGGAACAGCGGTGGATGCTGGAGCGAGCGGACGAGCAGCCGAACGGCACGACGGGCGGACCGCACGTGGGAGACGGCACTCCGGACGGCCCCCTCGGCCGACGGGACGCGCCGGAGACCCTCCCGTCGGCGCCCGGCACCGACGACAGCCTGCGCAAGGCCCCCGAGGACCCGTCGGCCGGGCCGGAGACTCCGCCCGAGCGGTTCGAGACGCGACGGGTCGCCGAGGTGGACTGCTGCCAGGAAGGCGAACCAGCGGGTCCGGCGGCTCCCTTGGAGGGGGCGGGCACCGGTGTCGTGGGCGGCGTTCTCGACGGCGCGGTGTCGACCGTGACCCAGGTCGGCACGGCCGCCGTCACGACGGTGACCGCAGGTCTGTCCCTCGGCGCCCCGCGCCGCTGA
- the galU gene encoding UTP--glucose-1-phosphate uridylyltransferase GalU produces the protein MIVPHTTSTPGPAHPVRKAVVPAAGLGTRFLPATKATPKEMLPVVDKPAIQYVVEEAAAAGLDDVLMVTGRHKRAIEDHFDNAHELEQALAAKGDTVRLDAVRDPARLANIHHIRQGEPLGLGHAVLCARRHVGDEPFAVLLGDDLIDPRETLLSRMLDVRDRYAGSVVALMEVPREQIHLYGCAAVETTAERDVVRVTGLVEKPSAEDAPSAYAVIGRYVLDPAVFDTLERTPPGRGGEIQLTDALQDLAAGGTVHGVVFDGLRYDTGDKADYLRTVVRLACDRPDLGPEFTAWLKEFVSGLENGGTGSRRVAA, from the coding sequence ATGATCGTCCCCCACACGACCTCCACCCCCGGCCCCGCCCACCCCGTCCGCAAGGCGGTCGTCCCGGCCGCCGGTCTCGGCACCCGCTTCCTGCCCGCGACGAAGGCGACACCCAAGGAGATGCTGCCGGTCGTGGACAAGCCCGCCATCCAGTACGTCGTCGAGGAGGCCGCCGCGGCCGGGCTCGACGACGTCCTGATGGTGACCGGCCGGCACAAGCGGGCCATCGAGGACCACTTCGACAACGCCCACGAACTGGAACAGGCCCTCGCCGCCAAGGGCGACACCGTCCGCCTGGACGCCGTGCGCGACCCCGCCCGGCTGGCCAACATCCACCACATCCGCCAGGGCGAGCCCCTCGGCCTCGGCCACGCGGTGCTCTGCGCCCGCCGCCACGTCGGCGACGAGCCCTTCGCCGTCCTGCTCGGCGACGACCTGATCGACCCCCGCGAGACCCTGCTCAGCCGGATGCTCGACGTCCGCGACCGGTACGCCGGGAGCGTGGTGGCCCTCATGGAGGTGCCCCGCGAGCAGATCCACCTCTACGGCTGCGCCGCCGTCGAGACCACGGCCGAGCGGGACGTCGTCCGCGTGACCGGCCTGGTCGAGAAGCCGTCGGCCGAGGACGCGCCGAGCGCGTACGCGGTCATCGGCCGGTACGTCCTCGATCCCGCCGTCTTCGACACCCTGGAGCGCACCCCGCCCGGCCGCGGCGGCGAGATCCAGCTGACCGACGCCCTCCAGGACCTCGCCGCGGGCGGCACGGTGCACGGGGTCGTCTTCGACGGGCTGCGCTACGACACCGGCGACAAGGCGGACTATCTGCGCACGGTGGTCCGGCTGGCCTGCGACCGCCCGGACCTCGGGCCCGAGTTCACGGCCTGGCTCAAGGAGTTCGTCTCGGGCCTGGAGAACGGCGGCACCGGCTCCCGCCGTGTCGCGGCCTGA
- a CDS encoding DUF4442 domain-containing protein, giving the protein MSIGEMLAATVPMARTLKLEFLETTPDKAVLALPDQGEYHNHVGGPHAGAMFTLGESASGAIVLAAFGEQLSRAVPLAVRAEITYKKLAMGPVTATATLGRPAAEVVAELDEGKRPEFPVSIAIQREDGAVTGEMTVVWTLRPNG; this is encoded by the coding sequence ATGTCGATCGGCGAGATGCTCGCCGCCACGGTGCCGATGGCCAGGACCCTGAAGCTGGAGTTCCTGGAGACCACCCCGGACAAGGCCGTGCTGGCACTTCCCGACCAGGGCGAGTACCACAACCACGTCGGCGGACCGCACGCCGGAGCGATGTTCACGCTGGGCGAGTCGGCGAGCGGGGCGATCGTGCTCGCCGCGTTCGGGGAGCAGCTCTCCCGTGCCGTACCGCTCGCGGTCCGCGCCGAGATCACCTACAAGAAGCTCGCGATGGGCCCCGTCACGGCGACCGCGACGCTCGGTCGCCCCGCCGCGGAGGTCGTCGCGGAGCTCGACGAGGGCAAGCGGCCGGAGTTCCCCGTGTCGATCGCCATCCAGCGCGAGGACGGCGCGGTCACCGGTGAGATGACGGTCGTCTGGACCCTGCGCCCCAACGGCTGA